Proteins encoded by one window of Arachis ipaensis cultivar K30076 chromosome B04, Araip1.1, whole genome shotgun sequence:
- the LOC107636379 gene encoding uncharacterized protein LOC107636379, which yields MATTMSPLTTEELHHFHKTDRSLFRFLIFKLRRDITQSLLVMALWLWLEHIGYPNLIHTIMQLKNQPSLVAAAVDEAAACLIFLETENFSSGLGGGGGGGLFLTKKLIQRDISIRIFHERRYTALAGIKSILKNICSRIFLDILHGNKNILQKRNKNNNHHKNGNVLVITSSKKRHNSNFTNLSTSPGFRHTFFGDIIDMMMTPPPQLVEASSSNLGLLHENNIWNGKRPSDDVCKEDRTMFLTFSRGFPVSEKEVRELFGDECVESVTMGGGGGNDGRQKLYAVMVLKKVATVDRILNGKRIAKHQINGKHIWTRKFEFHSYC from the coding sequence ATGGCTACCACCATGTCTCCACTCACCACCGAAGAGCTCCACCACTTCCACAAAACCGACCGCAGCCTCTTCCGCTTCCTCATCTTCAAACTCCGCCGTGACATCACGCAATCCCTTCTTGTCATGGCCCTGTGGCTATGGCTAGAACACATTGGCTACCCTAACCTCATTCACACTATCATGCAACTAAAAAACCAGCCTTCCCTCGTGGCCGCTGCGGTCGACGAGGCCGCCGCATGCCTCATATTCCTCGAGACAGAAAACTTCAGCAGTGGCCTTGGCGGTGGCGGTGGCGGAGGCTTATTCTTAACGAAAAAGTTAATCCAAAGAGACATCTCAATTAGAATCTTCCATGAGAGAAGGTACACTGCACTTGCCGGAATCAAAAGCATTCTTAAAAACATATGCAGTAGAATCTTCTTAGACATCTTGCATGGTAATAAAAATATTCtccaaaaaagaaataaaaataataatcatCACAAAAATGGCAACGTTCTTGTTATCACGTCATCAAAGAAAAGGCATAATAGTAATTTCACTAATTTGTCTACTTCCCCGGGTTTTCGCCACACTTTCTTTGGCGACATTATTGACATGATGATGACACCACCGCCGCAATTAGTAGAGGCCTCATCTTCAAATCTCGGTTTGCTTCATGAGAATAATATATGGAATGGGAAGAGGCCCTCCGATGATGTTTGCAAAGAGGATAGAACAATGTTCTTGACATTCTCTAGAGGCTTTCCGGTGTCGGAGAAGGAAGTCAGAGAATTGTTTGGGGATGAATGTGTGGAGAGTGTAACCATGGGTGGCGGCGGCGGCAACGATGGTCGCCAGAAATTGTATGCGGTGATGGTGCTAAAGAAGGTGGCCACGGTGGATCGGATTCTCAATGGTAAAAGGATTGCAAAGCATCAAATTAACGGCAAACATATTTGGACTCGcaagtttgaatttcactcttATTGTTAA